In Risungbinella massiliensis, a single window of DNA contains:
- the splB gene encoding spore photoproduct lyase, translated as MKPFQPDLVYFEPGALDYPLGKELYEKFSKTDIPVRITKSHNRITDLPGESDLEKYRIAKRTLVVGVRKTLKFEQSKPSADYALPLATGCMGHCHYCYLQTTLGNRPYVRVYVNLDEIYGAALKYIEEKKPQETVFEAACTSDPVGIEHLTGTLRKTIEFIGQNEFARLRFVTKYANVDSLLDAKHNGRTRFRFSVNANYVVKNFEPATSPLEDRINAAGKVAKAGYPMGFIIAPIMIFEGWEEQYQDLLDKLREKLPTVNDITFELITHRFTKTAKNIIEQRYPKTKLVMEEEVRKKKWGPYGRTKYVYQDAHMQAIKEHMKQLIEGYFPQAEISYFT; from the coding sequence TTGAAACCATTCCAACCAGATCTCGTATACTTCGAGCCAGGAGCTTTGGATTATCCACTTGGAAAAGAGCTCTACGAAAAATTCTCTAAAACCGATATCCCAGTCAGAATTACAAAATCTCATAATCGAATTACCGATTTACCTGGGGAATCCGACCTTGAAAAGTATCGGATCGCCAAACGAACACTCGTAGTAGGAGTACGCAAAACACTCAAGTTTGAGCAATCCAAACCAAGTGCTGACTACGCTCTACCTCTTGCAACGGGCTGTATGGGACACTGCCACTACTGTTATCTCCAAACTACCCTTGGGAATCGACCTTATGTACGTGTCTATGTCAATCTAGATGAAATATATGGAGCAGCCTTGAAGTACATAGAGGAAAAAAAGCCCCAAGAAACCGTTTTTGAAGCTGCTTGTACATCTGATCCAGTCGGCATAGAACATTTGACCGGAACACTTCGGAAAACAATCGAATTTATCGGGCAAAACGAGTTTGCAAGACTCCGATTTGTAACGAAGTATGCTAATGTAGATAGCCTTTTAGATGCAAAACATAATGGACGAACCAGATTTCGTTTTAGCGTTAATGCCAATTATGTAGTGAAGAACTTTGAACCTGCTACCTCTCCTTTGGAGGATCGAATTAACGCAGCCGGAAAAGTAGCAAAAGCTGGTTATCCTATGGGATTTATCATTGCTCCCATTATGATCTTTGAAGGATGGGAAGAGCAGTATCAAGACCTTTTGGATAAACTGCGCGAAAAACTGCCTACTGTAAATGACATTACCTTTGAACTAATCACACATCGATTTACGAAAACAGCAAAAAACATCATTGAACAACGTTATCCTAAAACCAAATTAGTAATGGAAGAAGAGGTTCGGAAGAAAAAATGGGGTCCTTATGGACGTACAAAATATGTCTATCAAGATGCCCATATGCAAGCGATCAAAGAACATATGAAACAACTCATTGAAGGATACTTTCCACAAGCGGAAATCAGTTATTTTACGTAA
- a CDS encoding GDYXXLXY domain-containing protein, translating to METRKRLPTKNFWAMLLVPVLVLLAMGAKPLYTVSVGEEIQLQTVPVDPRDPWYGVYVSLKFEVEEVPESKIEPDVRQMMERQGIVPVYVLLQHNGKSHEISQVTGTRPSKGIYLEGNIVSSLPNQSLDGSIYQIHYPALEQYYVEEGKGRELEQMSQTGQLVATLKVYKGYAILTNLEKKTPE from the coding sequence ATGGAGACTCGAAAACGTTTACCAACTAAGAACTTTTGGGCAATGCTGCTCGTTCCAGTATTGGTACTTTTAGCGATGGGAGCCAAACCATTGTATACAGTCTCTGTTGGGGAGGAGATTCAGTTACAAACTGTTCCTGTCGACCCACGAGATCCTTGGTATGGAGTTTATGTAAGCCTAAAATTTGAAGTGGAAGAAGTACCTGAGTCTAAAATAGAACCGGATGTACGCCAAATGATGGAGCGTCAAGGGATTGTACCTGTTTATGTTTTACTCCAACATAATGGGAAATCGCATGAGATTTCTCAAGTGACTGGTACTAGACCAAGTAAGGGGATTTATCTAGAAGGAAACATTGTTAGTTCATTGCCGAATCAGTCATTGGATGGTAGTATCTATCAGATTCACTATCCTGCTTTAGAACAATATTATGTAGAAGAAGGAAAAGGAAGAGAATTAGAGCAGATGTCCCAAACAGGGCAATTGGTGGCTACTTTAAAAGTATACAAAGGGTATGCGATTTTAACCAATCTGGAGAAAAAAACTCCTGAATAG
- a CDS encoding DUF2157 domain-containing protein, whose amino-acid sequence MKRKVTKHLYQQLETEWLYLIEQGVLSAEQVESVRKEYEVQNSVSFLKIVLLVGAILVGAGILSFIAGNWSVISDWSKFFILLVSLIVFYLSGWYLESSYPRTSYSMYAIGLLIYGAGIFLIGQTFHLGSEAGTAFVAWAVGGVALALYLKDRWIFLFSTILMGIYTTYALWDDQYPLVLILYLPLLYWIHHKLELKSEAMVFFLNLLILYGISACIGLSSLDENWIPYVLFLLGLGMIFLPIPSYGKLLEWQGVMISGINGIILTFEYPWKVFVGQESQTLGLGFSILLLIFLIWMLRRGSLPSLLILAALIFRYYVDFSYDFLPKSLFFILGGTILILFGFWFEKSRKERKIQDGDSKTFTN is encoded by the coding sequence TTGAAGAGAAAAGTTACCAAACACCTATACCAACAACTAGAAACAGAGTGGTTGTATTTGATTGAACAGGGAGTTCTCAGTGCAGAACAAGTTGAATCTGTTAGAAAGGAATATGAAGTTCAGAATTCCGTTTCCTTTCTAAAAATCGTTCTTTTGGTAGGAGCGATACTCGTAGGAGCAGGAATCCTCAGTTTTATAGCGGGGAATTGGTCTGTTATATCTGATTGGAGTAAATTTTTTATTTTGTTGGTTAGTTTGATTGTGTTTTATCTATCAGGGTGGTACTTGGAATCAAGTTATCCTAGAACTTCTTATAGTATGTATGCAATCGGATTGTTGATCTATGGTGCAGGGATTTTTCTAATCGGTCAGACATTTCATCTAGGTTCCGAAGCAGGTACAGCTTTTGTAGCTTGGGCAGTTGGCGGAGTAGCTCTTGCATTATATTTGAAGGATCGATGGATCTTTTTATTTTCTACGATCCTGATGGGAATCTACACGACGTATGCATTGTGGGATGATCAATATCCATTAGTGTTAATTTTATACCTTCCTCTACTTTATTGGATACATCATAAACTAGAATTAAAATCGGAAGCAATGGTGTTTTTTCTGAATTTGTTGATTCTGTATGGTATAAGTGCCTGTATTGGACTAAGTTCGTTGGACGAGAATTGGATTCCATATGTTCTCTTCCTGTTGGGATTAGGTATGATTTTTCTTCCGATCCCTTCTTATGGCAAACTACTAGAATGGCAAGGGGTGATGATATCTGGTATAAACGGGATTATTCTTACATTTGAGTATCCTTGGAAAGTGTTCGTAGGTCAGGAGTCGCAAACATTAGGACTTGGCTTCTCCATTCTTTTGCTAATCTTTTTAATTTGGATGTTGCGAAGGGGTAGCTTACCATCGCTTCTTATTTTGGCTGCGCTCATCTTTCGATACTATGTGGATTTCTCTTACGACTTTTTACCCAAATCCCTCTTTTTTATCTTAGGGGGAACAATACTTATCCTGTTTGGATTCTGGTTCGAGAAAAGTCGGAAGGAAAGGAAGATCCAAGATGGAGACTCGAAAACGTTTACCAACTAA
- the spoIID gene encoding stage II sporulation protein D encodes MLKKKIAFFIGILILMILLIPTLLVSMASAESSLSKKTNLASIKEWKEQPSTKQIQVPTQPQPTGDILLQGPTVKVYLTKEKKIVNYPLEHYVRNVVASEMPADFHIEALKAQAMAARTYIVDRLKKSHLSDMKKYGDAHVTDTVQHQAFQTDETLQRNWGSAYQEKIKNLENAVLQTSGQILTYEGKPIYAAFFSTSNGKTENSEEYFSQAYPYLKSVESPWDQQSPKFEKTVSMSIQQMATKLSQKSKKPLAFPTIASENFIITKRSTGNRVATIIIGDQKWTGREVREALGLASSDFSWEITGDRITFRTLGFGHGVGMSQWGANLMAKDGKKAEEIVMHYYQGVRIEPHGLK; translated from the coding sequence ATGTTAAAGAAAAAGATTGCTTTTTTTATTGGAATATTGATTCTAATGATCCTACTTATACCGACTTTGTTGGTTAGCATGGCATCAGCGGAATCCTCTTTATCAAAAAAAACAAACCTTGCATCAATTAAGGAATGGAAAGAGCAGCCTTCCACGAAGCAAATACAGGTTCCAACGCAACCACAACCAACGGGAGATATTCTTTTACAAGGGCCAACAGTCAAAGTCTATCTTACAAAAGAGAAGAAAATAGTAAATTATCCACTAGAACATTATGTTCGTAATGTGGTAGCTTCTGAGATGCCTGCTGATTTTCATATCGAAGCGTTAAAAGCACAAGCAATGGCTGCCCGTACCTACATAGTAGATCGGTTGAAGAAGTCCCATTTATCTGATATGAAAAAATATGGGGATGCCCATGTGACTGATACAGTACAACATCAAGCATTTCAAACAGATGAAACACTTCAACGTAATTGGGGTTCAGCGTATCAAGAAAAGATAAAAAATCTAGAGAATGCAGTACTCCAAACATCAGGACAAATTTTGACCTATGAAGGAAAGCCTATTTATGCGGCCTTCTTCTCAACAAGCAATGGTAAAACAGAGAACTCAGAAGAGTATTTTTCACAAGCCTATCCCTATCTCAAAAGTGTGGAATCTCCATGGGATCAGCAATCTCCAAAGTTCGAGAAAACAGTAAGTATGTCCATTCAACAAATGGCAACGAAACTCTCGCAAAAAAGTAAAAAGCCATTAGCGTTCCCTACTATTGCAAGTGAAAATTTTATTATCACCAAACGATCAACAGGAAACCGAGTAGCAACGATTATCATTGGAGACCAAAAATGGACAGGACGAGAAGTAAGAGAAGCACTGGGATTGGCTTCATCTGACTTTTCCTGGGAAATAACAGGAGACAGGATTACTTTTCGAACGTTGGGATTTGGTCATGGAGTAGGAATGAGTCAGTGGGGGGCCAATTTAATGGCTAAAGACGGAAAGAAAGCGGAAGAGATTGTAATGCATTATTACCAAGGAGTGCGAATCGAACCGCATGGATTAAAGTAG
- the murA gene encoding UDP-N-acetylglucosamine 1-carboxyvinyltransferase translates to MEKIIVHGGAKLKGRVKASGAKNAVLPILVASLLASRGTNHILEVPMLEDVKTITQMLESLGARVELNEESVSITAEDLPNLDAPYDLVRKMRASFLVMGPLLARKKYARIPLPGGCAIGSRPIDLHLKGLEALGVRFEVHAGHIDGFVQDRLKGAPIYLDFPSVGATQNIMMAATLAEGRTTIENAACEPEIVDLANFLNSMGANVRGAGTDVIRIEGVDFLRGSEYTVIPDRIEAGTYLVAGAITGGEVFVEGAIPDHLGPVLAKLREMGVTVMEGENGILVRREGPLKPADIKTLPYPGFPTDMQSQMMALQVAAEGTSIMTETVFENRYMHVEEFKRMNAHIKVDGRTAIVEGGSPLSGAQVKATDLRAGAALILLGMIAEGKTEVTELHHIDRGYVGIVEKLNAMGAKIERVPFVEGETEAKSDQKNYA, encoded by the coding sequence ATGGAAAAAATTATTGTGCACGGTGGAGCGAAATTAAAAGGACGAGTAAAAGCGAGTGGGGCCAAGAATGCCGTACTACCAATCTTAGTAGCATCTCTTCTTGCATCTCGTGGTACTAATCACATCTTAGAAGTACCTATGCTAGAGGATGTCAAAACGATTACACAAATGTTAGAGAGCTTGGGAGCAAGAGTAGAGCTAAACGAAGAAAGTGTCTCGATCACGGCTGAAGACCTACCAAATCTCGATGCACCATATGATTTAGTGCGCAAGATGAGAGCCTCTTTCTTGGTAATGGGACCACTTCTTGCACGCAAGAAATATGCACGAATTCCTTTGCCAGGTGGTTGCGCAATCGGTAGTCGTCCGATTGACCTTCATCTGAAAGGCTTAGAAGCATTGGGAGTCCGTTTTGAAGTACATGCAGGACATATTGATGGCTTTGTACAAGATCGGCTCAAAGGAGCACCGATCTATTTGGACTTTCCAAGTGTTGGAGCAACGCAAAATATCATGATGGCAGCTACTTTAGCAGAAGGTCGTACCACCATTGAAAATGCTGCATGTGAGCCGGAAATTGTGGATTTGGCGAATTTCCTCAATAGCATGGGAGCGAATGTCCGTGGTGCGGGTACCGATGTGATTCGGATTGAAGGTGTAGACTTCCTTCGTGGTAGCGAATATACCGTTATTCCAGACCGGATCGAAGCAGGTACGTATCTAGTTGCTGGTGCTATCACAGGTGGAGAAGTTTTTGTAGAGGGAGCGATTCCTGATCATCTAGGCCCAGTGCTTGCCAAACTGCGTGAGATGGGTGTTACGGTGATGGAAGGAGAAAATGGTATTTTGGTTCGTCGTGAAGGTCCGCTAAAGCCAGCTGATATCAAAACTCTTCCATACCCTGGATTCCCTACTGATATGCAATCTCAGATGATGGCCTTACAGGTTGCAGCAGAAGGAACTAGTATCATGACAGAAACGGTTTTTGAAAATCGTTATATGCATGTAGAAGAATTCAAACGAATGAATGCCCATATTAAAGTAGATGGTCGTACTGCGATTGTAGAAGGCGGTAGTCCACTGTCAGGCGCTCAAGTAAAAGCTACAGACCTTCGTGCAGGTGCTGCGCTCATATTGTTGGGAATGATCGCAGAAGGGAAGACAGAAGTAACGGAGCTTCACCACATTGACCGTGGTTATGTAGGAATCGTCGAGAAATTGAATGCAATGGGTGCCAAGATCGAACGTGTGCCGTTTGTAGAAGGCGAAACAGAAGCAAAATCAGATCAAAAAAATTACGCATAA
- a CDS encoding YwmB family TATA-box binding protein, whose translation MKKRTTILFACGWLVISLVLLGSRFTTKTNEEILVEIASNLSLEAKQTQYHFSGRTKQQMAAKDVDRFVTDLANHLSLSSVQKDVDLDGIRYQAEKRSLNKHYQLQIVQDRPKADFVQPYVVLSIQETGTPDPQWLFIKEDLQSLLLSFGLILDYHVSYQWESKRELELQGTINQILNLLDAKQVEGMVTKRTLAVSAQSPLLTGQLATGKSWMNVQVAARYSDDQSKTIVTIGTPIITMEY comes from the coding sequence ATGAAAAAACGTACTACCATACTTTTTGCATGTGGATGGCTTGTTATTAGTCTTGTATTACTAGGAAGCAGATTTACTACCAAAACCAATGAAGAGATTTTAGTGGAAATAGCATCTAATCTTTCATTAGAAGCAAAACAGACTCAGTATCATTTTAGTGGACGAACAAAACAGCAGATGGCAGCAAAAGATGTAGATCGCTTTGTTACAGATCTGGCAAATCATCTATCTTTGTCTTCTGTCCAAAAAGATGTAGACCTAGATGGTATTCGGTATCAGGCGGAAAAACGATCTCTCAATAAGCACTATCAATTGCAAATCGTCCAAGATCGTCCAAAGGCTGACTTTGTGCAACCGTATGTGGTACTCTCTATACAAGAAACCGGGACTCCAGATCCACAGTGGCTCTTTATAAAAGAAGATCTTCAATCCTTATTACTATCTTTTGGACTAATATTAGATTATCATGTTTCCTATCAGTGGGAATCAAAGAGAGAGTTAGAATTACAAGGGACGATAAATCAAATATTGAACTTGTTAGATGCCAAACAAGTAGAAGGAATGGTTACGAAACGTACCCTAGCAGTCTCAGCACAGAGTCCTCTTTTAACTGGACAACTTGCGACAGGGAAAAGCTGGATGAATGTTCAAGTGGCTGCGAGATACAGTGATGACCAATCCAAGACGATTGTGACGATTGGAACTCCCATTATCACCATGGAATACTGA
- a CDS encoding DUF1146 family protein, giving the protein MEATMTLGVSAIINICISLVCIVFAWRVLWNVKLEKWLRVPNPSQARALLILLSVAIGHQVARFLIDYLDWSRLIGQTLF; this is encoded by the coding sequence ATGGAGGCAACCATGACCCTAGGGGTATCTGCAATCATCAACATCTGTATCTCTCTCGTCTGTATCGTCTTTGCTTGGCGGGTATTATGGAACGTAAAACTAGAAAAATGGTTGCGAGTGCCGAACCCAAGTCAGGCGAGAGCACTACTAATCTTGCTTTCTGTTGCGATTGGTCATCAAGTTGCTCGTTTTCTAATTGATTATCTCGATTGGTCACGCCTGATCGGTCAAACACTTTTTTAG
- a CDS encoding NADH-quinone oxidoreductase subunit N, producing MNIPWNLLAPECILAVAAAVILLVELLLKKEESRFLIYLLTLASLGASAYFLISEMGSSSVSILEDTYLIEAYSQAIKLLLVIGTAMVVLLSSSFTGERKFAEGEFYVLLLTATLGAMILTSSNDLITLYVGMELLSLSAYILVGLQKDRADSNESAWKYVVYGGVSSAFFLYGSSFLYGITGSTNLREIAYSLPSVYQMGYEPYFYIAFFFLLVGVGFKMATAPFHMWVPDVYQGASGSVIAFLSIVSKTAAFLLALRVFLVGFAFSSDGQWQQVLQPAFLLIAMLSMLWGAIVALRQNNVKRILAYSSITHAGYLLVAFVSETTGSSLQIPSFLLPSLYFYLAAYLLMSLGSLAVLSIVENAEKEAELNRFQGLAKRSPLLAFAFSFFLIAMAGIPLTGGFIGKFYLLLGALSVGSYVLVTVMLISTVISYAVYFRIIRQMYFVESTQETESLPVPFGAGLVILISLVGTLLLGILPGLVLDQIPTLF from the coding sequence ATGAATATACCATGGAACTTACTGGCGCCAGAATGCATTCTCGCTGTTGCCGCCGCAGTAATCTTGTTAGTTGAGTTATTGCTAAAAAAAGAGGAATCCCGCTTTTTGATCTATTTACTAACACTTGCTTCATTAGGTGCATCTGCTTACTTTCTCATATCGGAAATGGGATCATCGAGTGTATCTATTCTAGAAGACACCTATCTGATTGAGGCATACAGTCAAGCGATTAAGTTACTGTTAGTGATTGGAACTGCAATGGTGGTTCTCCTTTCTTCCTCTTTTACAGGGGAGCGGAAGTTTGCCGAAGGAGAGTTCTATGTACTTCTACTAACGGCGACCCTTGGGGCAATGATTTTAACTTCTTCCAATGATCTCATTACGTTATATGTAGGGATGGAGTTACTCAGTCTTTCTGCTTATATCCTAGTAGGTTTGCAAAAAGATCGAGCGGATTCCAATGAGTCTGCATGGAAATATGTTGTCTATGGAGGAGTATCATCTGCCTTTTTCCTCTATGGTTCCTCTTTTCTCTATGGAATTACTGGATCCACCAATCTAAGAGAGATTGCTTATTCATTACCAAGCGTCTATCAGATGGGCTATGAACCTTATTTCTATATCGCTTTCTTTTTTCTGTTAGTGGGAGTTGGTTTTAAGATGGCAACAGCACCTTTTCATATGTGGGTACCTGATGTATATCAAGGTGCGTCGGGAAGTGTCATTGCCTTCTTATCGATCGTTTCCAAAACAGCCGCTTTTTTGCTAGCACTAAGAGTATTTTTAGTAGGCTTTGCTTTTTCTAGTGATGGTCAATGGCAACAAGTATTACAACCAGCTTTCTTGTTAATTGCAATGCTCAGCATGTTGTGGGGAGCAATAGTTGCTCTTCGACAGAACAATGTAAAACGGATTCTCGCTTATTCTAGCATTACTCACGCTGGTTATTTGCTAGTGGCTTTTGTGAGTGAAACAACAGGTAGTAGCTTACAGATACCGAGCTTTTTACTACCAAGTTTGTATTTTTATTTAGCTGCGTATTTGCTGATGAGCTTAGGATCTTTGGCGGTTTTAAGCATTGTCGAAAATGCTGAAAAGGAGGCAGAATTAAATCGTTTTCAAGGTTTAGCTAAACGATCGCCTCTCTTGGCTTTTGCCTTTTCGTTCTTTTTGATCGCGATGGCGGGAATCCCCTTAACAGGTGGGTTTATCGGGAAGTTCTATCTACTATTGGGGGCTTTATCGGTGGGATCATATGTCCTTGTTACCGTCATGCTGATCAGCACGGTCATCTCCTATGCTGTCTATTTCCGTATTATTCGTCAGATGTATTTTGTGGAATCTACACAGGAAACAGAGAGTTTACCTGTTCCTTTTGGAGCGGGTCTGGTAATTTTGATAAGTTTAGTAGGAACCCTTTTGTTAGGAATTTTACCAGGATTAGTGCTCGATCAGATTCCAACTCTCTTTTGA
- a CDS encoding complex I subunit 4 family protein: MSWLTDWILSLIIFTPLLGIVVIGLLPSKSVTGTRFTAIGTSFIPFLLALYVFWNHQITSSTILFQEKVEWFSIHLIDSGEWNFAYHLGVDGLSIPFLLLATFLVMIAMIASSSIRNRVKTFYLLLLFLEIGVTGVFVSQNLLLFFLFFEITLVATFFLIGIWGQAGRIKAAFYFLLYNGIGSAILLVAILVIQILIGTTEYPEVRTALARGVAEVGTEVPLVVACFVAFLLAFAIKLPAFPFHTWMLRVHKEAPTSVVMIHSGVLLKIGSYGILRFGVEWFPTYVQKASTVLLVLGLINLFYGAILAYVQKELRLVLAYSSISHMGIILLGIAAGTQTGLQGAILQSISHGLLSALLFFLVGSLVERSNSTLLSDLGGLAKTMPVFSGIFLVGGLGLLGLPGLSGFISEFYALMGLYETQPVWAAVASLGLILAALYVLRAVLTITFGQTKEKATEWADLRLSESIPMLVLVLAIIWIGVAPGNILGPVQQTVEAFSWMRGQ, encoded by the coding sequence ATGAGTTGGCTTACTGATTGGATCCTTTCATTGATCATCTTTACACCGTTACTAGGTATCGTTGTGATAGGTTTGTTGCCATCTAAAAGTGTCACAGGAACTAGATTTACGGCGATTGGAACGAGCTTTATCCCTTTTTTACTTGCACTATATGTATTTTGGAATCACCAAATTACGTCAAGTACGATCCTTTTTCAAGAGAAAGTGGAATGGTTCTCCATTCATCTAATAGATAGTGGGGAGTGGAATTTTGCCTATCATTTGGGGGTAGATGGACTTTCCATACCATTTTTATTGTTAGCTACTTTTTTGGTTATGATTGCGATGATTGCGTCTTCCTCCATTCGTAATCGGGTCAAAACTTTCTACCTGCTACTTTTATTTTTAGAAATTGGTGTAACAGGAGTTTTTGTGTCACAGAACCTATTGTTGTTCTTTTTATTTTTTGAGATTACGTTAGTTGCAACGTTCTTTTTAATCGGGATCTGGGGGCAGGCAGGCCGGATCAAGGCAGCATTTTATTTCCTCCTCTACAATGGAATCGGTTCTGCGATTCTATTAGTTGCGATTCTAGTGATTCAAATTTTGATAGGGACAACGGAATATCCAGAGGTTCGGACAGCTTTGGCTAGAGGAGTGGCGGAAGTTGGTACTGAAGTACCTTTAGTGGTTGCCTGTTTTGTCGCATTTCTTCTCGCCTTTGCAATTAAATTGCCTGCATTCCCTTTCCATACATGGATGCTCCGTGTACATAAAGAGGCCCCAACTTCCGTTGTGATGATACACTCTGGAGTACTACTCAAGATTGGTTCTTACGGTATCCTGCGCTTTGGAGTAGAGTGGTTTCCTACTTATGTTCAAAAGGCGAGTACTGTTTTGCTCGTGTTGGGACTGATTAATTTGTTCTATGGGGCAATTCTAGCTTATGTCCAAAAAGAACTGCGCCTAGTGCTCGCTTATTCTAGCATTAGTCATATGGGAATTATCTTGTTAGGAATTGCTGCAGGGACACAAACAGGTCTCCAAGGTGCGATTCTACAAAGCATCTCCCATGGACTACTTTCTGCACTATTGTTCTTCCTTGTAGGAAGTTTAGTAGAGAGATCCAATAGCACATTACTGTCGGATCTTGGGGGACTGGCCAAAACGATGCCTGTCTTTTCGGGGATATTCTTAGTTGGAGGATTAGGATTACTAGGCCTACCTGGACTATCTGGGTTTATCAGTGAGTTCTATGCTTTGATGGGGCTTTATGAAACACAGCCGGTTTGGGCTGCGGTAGCGTCGCTAGGTTTAATCTTGGCAGCTCTCTATGTTTTACGTGCAGTTCTAACGATCACTTTTGGTCAGACAAAGGAGAAAGCAACCGAATGGGCTGATCTCCGGTTATCAGAATCCATTCCGATGTTGGTACTTGTGCTGGCAATTATTTGGATCGGGGTTGCACCAGGAAATATATTAGGTCCAGTTCAACAAACGGTAGAAGCATTTTCTTGGATGAGGGGGCAATAA